AGGAATTCGAGCTCCGCGTCCTGTTCCAGATGAGCGGCAACGACTCCAGCCAGCTCGTCGACAGCCCGGTGGCGGCCCGGCTCGGCCCACAGCGGGCCCTGTTCATCCACGAGGAGACCGGGACGTTGGAGAAGTTCCGTCCCTACTCGTTCCCGACGCCCGAATGGCTTGCCGGAGTGGCCGCGCGGATGCGGGCCCGCCCGCAGGGGACGCCGCGACCGCGGCCGGCGGCAGCCGGCGCCGCGCGTAACGCGACCGCGTCAGGACACGAGGACAAGCCGGCGGAGCTGGGGAGTTTCTCCGGCTTCGGCGCCGGAGAGTTCAACTTCACGAAGCTCCTCGACGACGCCCCCGACGACACTGCCGGCGGCTGAGGTGCCGGCGGCGTGTGTCGCGCCGTCGCCGCCGACATAGCGTCTGACCTTCGCGCCGTCGCAGCCGACACGGCGGCTGCGACGGCGTACGGTCGCCGGGCGGAGCCCGGCTTGGCGTGCTGCACGCGTCGTGTGACGGAGCAGGAAGAACGGCAGCAGGACGCGGAGCGTGAGGCTATCCTGCCTCAGCGACGCGACTGCTGCCGTCTTCCTGCGGCTTGGGCGATTGGCCCGGCTGATTCGCGGCGTGCCTATCGCGCTGCATTCGCGCCGTCGCAGCCGACACGGCGGCTGCTCCGGCTTACGGTCGCCGGGCGGAGCCTGGCTTTGGCATGCTGCACGCGTCATGTGACGGAGCAGGAAGAACGGCAGCAGGACGCGGAGCGTGAGGCTATCCTGCCTCAGCGACGCGACTGCTGCCGTCTTCCTGCGGCTTGGGCGATTGGCCCGGCTGGCTTGCGTGTGTGTCGCGCCGTCGCAGCCGACACGGCGGCTGCTCCGGCTTACGGTCGCCGGGCGGAGCCCGGCTTTGGCATGCTCCACGCGTCATGTGACGGAGCAGGAAGAACGGCAGTAGGACGCGGAGCGTGAGGCTATCCTGCCTCAGCGACGCGACTGCTGTCGTCTTCCTGCGGCTTGGGCGATGGGCCCGGCTGCCGGGCTGAGCCGCGCGAAGACGGCACTAGGAGACGAGCGCCTTCATCTCGCGGACAGCCTGCGAGAAGCCGACGAACACGGCCCGGGCAACGATCGAATGGCCGATGTTCAGCTCCCCCATGCCGGCGAGCCGGGCCACCGGGACGACGTTGCGGTAGGTGAGCCCGTGGCCGGCGTTGAGAACGAGACCGGCCAGACGGACGCTCGCCGCCGCCCGTGACAGCTCCACGAGCCGCTCGTGCCGGGTGGCGTCGTCCGGGGCGTCGGCGTAGCGGCCGGTGTGCAACTCGACCGCCTCGACGCCGAGGGCGACGGCGGCGTCGATCTGCCGTGGGCAGGGATCGATGAACAGCGACACGAGAATGCCCGCATCGCGCAGCCGGGCCACGGCCGTGGCCGTCGCCTCCCGGTGGGCGACGACGTCGAGGCCCCCCTCGGTGGTCACCTCCTCGCGCCGCTCCGGCACGAGCGTCGCCTGGCAGGGGTGAACGCGGCAGGCGATGGCGATCATCTCCGGGGCGATCGCGCACTCCAGGTTCAATTTTACCTGGACCGTCTGTTTGAGCAGGTCGAGGTCACGGTCCTGGATGTGCCGCCGGTCCTCGCGCAGGTGGACGGTGATCGCGTCGGCGCCCCCGAGTTCGGCCAGCGCCGCGGCCCAGACCGGGTCAGGCTCGACCGTGCGCCGGGCTTGGCGGACGGTGGCGACGTGGTCGATGTTGACGCCGAGCGTGGCCATGGGCCTGCGGTCCCCGGGTGTGGCGGCCGCGGTCGTGCCGCGGCGCGGCCGTGGGGCTGCACGCCCCGCGGCCGGCCGCGAGAGTTTACTTCCGCTGCAGGAGGAGGGGAATGTTGCCGCGGGGCGTGCGGACCTTGAGCCACACCCCCTCGTCCGCCGACTCCTTCTCGATCGCCGCGGCGAACTCGGCGAGCGACGTGACGTCGGTCTTGCCGACCGCGCGAATCAGCATGCCGGGGCCGAGCCCGGCCTCGGCGGCGACGCCATCCTCGTCGACGCGGTCGACGAGGACACCGGAAAAGCCCTCGTAGGCGTCGGCGCCCACGGAGCTGCGCTCACGGACCTCGAGCCCGAACTGCTTCGAGTAGTAGGTCTCGCCGTCGGCCTCGGCCTGCCGCGGCGCCCGCCGGCCGGCGCCGCTCGCGGCCAGGTCGGTGGGCAGGGGCTTGACCCCCACGGAGAGGTTCACGACCTTGCCTTCGCGCAGCACCGTGAGCTTGTGGGGCTTGCCGATTGTGGCCCGCTCGACGATCTCCTGCAGCGAGCGGGTGCCCGCCACGGGCTGGTCGTCGAAGGCGGTGATCACGTCGAGCTGCTGCACGCCCGCCTCGTCCGCCGGCGAGCCGGAGACGATATCCTTGACGAGCACGCCCTTGCGATGGTCCTTCACGCCCAGCTTGGCGGCCGTCCGCGTGTCGAGGGGGCCCATCTGCACCCCCATAAAGGCCCGCTCCACCTTCCCCTTGGCGATCAACTGGCCGCTGACCCACTTGGCGAGGTTGACCGGGATGGCGAAGCCGATCCCCTGGTAGCCGCCGCTGTTGGAGGCGATGGCGGTGTTGATGCCGACCACCTCGCCGGCGAGGTTCACCAGCGGTCCGCCGGAGTTGCCCGGGTTGATGGCGGCGTCGGTCTGGAGGAACTGGGCGCGGTTGATGCTGCCGAGCTCGCGGCCCTTGCCGCTGATGATCCCCGCGCTGACGGTCGTCTCGAGCTCGAACGGCGTGCCGATGGCGATCACCCAGTCGCCGATCGAGAGCTTGTCGGAGTCGCCGAGCCGGGCGGTGGGCAGGTCCTTGGCATTGGCGAGGCGGACAACGGCAAGGTCGCTGTCGGGATCGGTCTTGATCTCCACAGCCTTGAACTCGCGGCCGTCGGAGAGCTCGACCACGACCTCGTCGGCCCCCTCGACCACGTGGTTATTGGTGAGGACGATGCCGGCTGGGTCGACGATCACGCCGGAGCCGACGCCGGACCGCGGCCCGCTCCCCCCCTCGGGCATGTTGAACTCGAAGCCCTCGGGAAGGCCGTCGGGAAACATCTCCTCAAGCGGGGTTCCCTTGAAGGGATTTTGCTGCCCGCGGCCCGGCCGCCGGCCGGCGGCCGGCTTGCGGGCCTTGGTCTCGCTGCGGACGACGACCACGGTGGGCGTGGCCACCTCGGCCGCATGGCGGAAGGCCTTGGAGAGGGCCGAGGCGTGGGCCATGGCCTCTGCCGTGGAAGCCGGCTCGTCGGCCCGGGCGGCCGCGGGCAGGGCATGGACCACGGCGGCCGCCAGGGCGACGGCCGAGAGGCTGCAGATCCAGCAGGCGAGCCGGGGTGTGCGGCCCACGGAACGCGGCGCAGGGATGAGGGACGGGAACGAACGGGTGGTTTTCATCGGTATGGTCCAACCTTTCTTGGGCACAGCGGCCCGACATTGTATGCGCGCCGCCGCATCCGGCCGATCGGGGAACAGGCCGAGGCGGCGGGCGCGCTTGGCCGTTCTACGGCGGGCGGGGGCAGGTGGTTCGCAGCCGGCCGCCGGGCGCGGGGTGCGGCGGACGTCCCCGTCGCGTTGACAGCCGCCGCGCCGGCTTCGTAGGCTCCCAAACAGCGGTGAAAAATGGTTCGAGGGTCGAGGATGGCACGCAAGGAACGACAGGAGCCTCCCGCCCCGACCATCGACGTGGCCGAGTGCCAGCGGCGGATCGGCTACGAGTTTCGCGACCCGGCGGTCCTGCTCGCCGCTCTGACCCACGCCTCCGGTGCCCGGCACCGGCTCGCCTCCAACGAGCGGCTCGAGTTTCTCGGCGACGCGATCCTCGGGTTTCTCGTCTGCGAGACGCTCTACCACCTGTTCCCCGAGTCGCTGGAGGGGGACCTGACGCGGATCAAGTCGGTGGTCGTGAGCCGGGAGACGTGCAGCCGGATCAGCGAGCGTCTCGGGCTCGTCGATTTCCTGATCGTGGGCAAGGGGCTGTCGGCCGGCCGGCCGGTGCCCGAGTCGGTCCTCTCCGACCTCTTCGAGTCGCTGGTGGCGGCCCTGTACCTCGACGGCGGCATGGAGGCGGTGCGGCCATTCATCGCCCGGCTCGTCGGACCGGAGATCGAGCAGGTGGCGTCGGGGGCGCAGGGCTGCAATCACAAGTCACTCCTCCAGCAGTGGTCGCAGCGCGACTTCGGGATCACGCCGACCTACGAGGTGCTGGCGGAGTCGGGGCCCGACCACAGCAAGAAGTTCCACGTCTCGGCCCAAATCGGCGGCCGGCGCTACTCCCCGGCCTGGGGCCGCAACAAGAAGGAGGCGGAGCAGGGGGCCGCCGCCAACGCCCTTGGCGAACTGCGGGCCGAGGCGACGGGCACCTGAGCGGGCCCGCTCAGTGCCAGTGCCATGCCTGGCCGTGGCCCGCTCGTCAGTCGTCGAAGCGGACCTCGAGGATCTCGAACTTCTGCGTGCCGATGGGCACCTCGATGGCGACCCGCTCCCCCACCTTGCGACCGAGCAGCCCCTGGGCGAGCGGGCTGGTGACGTTGATTCGGCCGCGATCGTAGTCCTCCTCGCCAGCGCCGACGAGCACGAACACCTCCTCGTCGCCGAACGTCAGGTCCTTGACGACGACCGTGGCGCCGAACACCACCTCGTCACCCGCCTCCTTGGCCCGTTCCACGATCACCGCCCGGGCGAGCTTGTCGCGCAGGAGATTGATTTTCGCCTGGAGGAGACCCTGGCTCTCCCGGGCACCGTGGTATTCGGCGTTTTCGCTCAGGTCCCCCTCGCTGCGGGCGGCGGCGACGCGGGCCGAGAGCTTCGGCATCTCGACGTTCTCCAACTCGTCGGCCTCGGCCTTGAGCTTGTCGTAGCCGGCGCGGGTCATGGGAATGCGATCGGACATGGCGTGGGTCTCCAGCCAACGGGAAAGCGGGCCGCTCGGCCGGGCCCGCGGGTGGCGCCGCTCAGGCCGGCGCGGATGACTCGGGTGAATAGAGCAGCCGGCCGCAGCTGCGGCAGACGATGATCCGGCCCATGAGCAGGTCGGAGAGCATGTTGCCGGTGAGCGACTGGAAGCAACCGCCGCAGCTCTGCCCCTCCACGGCGGCGAGGCCGTCGGCGCCCTTCTGCTTGACGATCCTCTCGTAACGGTCGCGGACGTCGGCTGGCAGGTCACGCTCCACCGTCTCCAGTTCGCCACGGACGCGGGCCACCTCGTCGGCGAGCCGGCCGGCCTCGGCCTCGACGGCCGCCGTGGCGGAGGCGAGCATTTTTCGCGACTCCTCGACCTCCTTCTCAGCCGCCGGCACGGTCGGCTTGAGGGCGTCGATCCGTTCCAGGGCCTCGAGGATCTCGTCCTCGAGCACCTTCGTCGCCATGGCGTCGGCGGCGAGCTGCTCCTTGAGCGCCTGGTATTCGCGGTTGGTCTTGCAGGCGTTGAGTTTGCCCTCGAGGTCGCGGTGCTTGGCTTCGGCCGACTTGAGCTGCAATTGCTTCTGGTCGGCGGCCATCCGCGCCTTCTTGACGTCGTCCTGGGCCGCGGCCTTGCGGGCCTCGGCGGCCTCCAGCTGCCGCGTGCCGGCGGCGACCTTGCGTGGACCGGCAGTCTGCCTGTCGCGCAGGTCGGCGAGTTGCCGGTGGATGCGGTGCAGGGTGCGAAGGGTGGCGGCGGAGACGGCGACGGCCATGCGGCGGACCTGCTGCGGGACGGGAGACACGTACCGAAACAGTCTAGCAGACTCTGGAAGCAATTTTGCCGGGCCGTTCTCGGCGCGGAACGGGCGCAGGTCTTTGCGCAGAAGCGATGCCGCGCCGTCCCCCGGCCGGGCGGGCCGGCCGGGGAACGCGGGCGGGTTGCCGACGGTCGCGGGGCGGCTCAGTTGACCGAGCCGGCGGCGCCCTCGAGGAAGTTTTCCAGTTGCCGAGACCGGACCGGGTGCTGGAGCTTCTTCACCGCCTTGGCCTCGATCTGCCGGACACGCTCGCGGGTCACGCGGAAGATCCGCCCCACCTCCTCGAGCGTGTAGGTGTAGCCGTCGGTGAGGCCGTACCGCAGCCGGATGATCTCCCGCTCCCGGTACGTGAGCGTCTTGAGGAGTGTCTCGATCCGGTCGCGAAGCAGGCCGTGGGTCGTGGAGTGCGTCGGGCTGGCCACGCTGGCATCCTCGACGAACTCGCTGAAGCTGGCGTCCTCGCTCTCCCCGACCGGCCGGTCGAGGCTCATCGGCTGCCGCCCCATGTCGAGCACCCGCCTGGCCTCTTCCACCGGAACCCCGGCCGCATGGGCGATCTCCTCCGGCGCCGGCTCACGGCCGAGCTCGTGGAGGAGCTTCTTGGCGGTCGTCCGCAGCTTGGAGAGGACGTCGATCATGTGCACCGGGATGCGGATCGTCCGCGCCTGGTCGGCGATCGCCCGCGTGATCGCCTGGCGGATCCACCACGTGGCGTAGGTCGAGAACTTGAACCCGCGCCGGTACTCGTACTTGTCCACCGCCCGCATCAGCCCCGTGTTCCCCTCCTGGATGAGGTCGAGGAAGGAAAGGCCGCGGTTGCGGTACTTCTTGGCGATCGAGACCACGAGCCGGAGGTTCGACGCCGACAGGTTCCGCTTCGCCGCCTCGTACTCGGTCCGCAGCTTCTCCAGCATCTGCACCCGGGTGCGGAGCGACCGCGGGCTCTCCAGCGTGGTGAGCATCAGGTCGCGCAGCTCCTTCCGCATGTCGTCGCGGTCGGCGGGGGCGATCGTGCCCGCCTTCATGAGTCGGAGGTCCTCCTGGAGCCTGTCCATGCGGGCCGACATCCCGCGCAGGATCTTCACCAGCGGCTGGACGCGACGGGTCCGCAGGCTGAGCTCCTCGACGAGCACGAGCGACTTGGCACGCGCACGTCGAAAGCGGAGCCGGGCGTCCCGGGCGTCGGCGGCCGAGGTCCGCTTGCTGACGAGGAGGCGGAAGTCGGCCCGGCTCGCCTCCATGAGGTGGTCGAGCGTCGCCAGGTTGTGCGGCATCCGCGACTGGATCTGCTCCTTCGTGAGCCGCTCGGTGAGCGACACCTTGATGGTGCGGTCGAAGGGGAGCTGCCCCTCGTGGACGCGGCGCAGCGTGTCGACCGTCGTCCGCAGCGAGTAGGCGCTGCCGAGGACCGCACGGCGGAACCGCTTCCGCGTGACCTCGATCCGCTTGGCGAGCGAGATCTCCTCGCGCCGGGTGAGGAGCGGAATCTCCGCCATCTGGGCGAGGTACATGCGGATCGGGTCGTTGCCGGCGTTGGACGGAGGCGTGGTGATCGCCTCGTCGCGCCGGGGCTTGGCCGGAACGGGGGCGGGAGCCGCGGCAGCGGCCGGCGCTGCCGGCTCAGCCTCGGGCTCCGGGGGCGTGTCGACGAGTTCGATCCCCTGCTCCTCGAGGGCCACGAGGAGGGCGTCGATCTTCTCCGGATCAACCGCTTCGTCCGGGAGGTAGGCGTTGACCTGGTCGAACGTCAGATAGCCCTGAGACCGGCCAGCGGCGATGAGCTGCGACAGGTCGCCCTCGGCGTGCGGCCCGGCTGCCGGAACATGGTCGGGCAGTCGGTTGACCGCCGTGTGATGCTGCTGGTTTTGACCGCGGGAAACGCTCGTCATACTCGGTTCTCCTTCACCATCGTACCGTCAACTCGCACCGCCCCCCGACCCGTCCGGAGGCAAAGCCCAGGACCGGCCGATCGCAGCGACGAGACGGGCACCCTTACCCATCCTTGGGCTCGGACATGCCCTGGACGGCCCGCCGCTCCGCGACGAGCCGTTCCAGAAGTTCAGCCTCCGACCGGGAATCCAGCCGGGATGTTTTCAGCGCCCGGGCGCTCACGTGCGCCTGCCGCTCCGCGGAGCGGCGACGCAGGGCGTCCTCGAGGTGCCGGAGCCGCTCGCCGGGGGCGAGCGGGCCGCGTGAAGCGGCCGACTCGTCGGCCGCGACCAGCAAGCTCTGCAGCGCCGGGTCGCCGATCTCGAGCAGGAGAGCGGGCAGGGCGACGGGCCGCCCCTCCTGGTGGAGCCGCTCGGCGGCGGCCAGCACCGTCCGCGCCTCCGCGGTCTCGAGTTCCGAACCGCCGGACTGGCGCACGATGAGGCCGATGCTGTCGGGCACACCGACGAGGACCTCGATCACCTCCCGGTCCCAGGCGGGGAGTCTGGGCAGGGCGGTCGTGCGCAGCGCGGCGCCGGCTGCGTCCGCAGCGGCGGGAGCCGGCCCAGTGGAGCCACGGAGGTCCAGGACCCGGCTGCGCAGGACGTCACGCGAGATCCCGAACCGACGCGAGAGTCGGCCGAGCACCTGGTCCTCGCGGAGACGACGCTGCGACGGCGAGAGCGGGGACCGGGGCGAGACGCGGGCCAACGCGCCGAGCACGCTCTCAAGCGCCGTCAGGGCGGCGTCGTCGCCGGCGTCCGGGGCCAGAGACGCGATCGCCTCCTCCATGCGGTAGTCGAGCGGGTCGATCGCTGCGGCGACGAGCGCCTCGAAGGCCTCGCGACCCCGCTCGAGGACGAACTCGCAGGGATCGACGCCAGCGGGCATCCGCGCGATCCGCACGTCGATCGGCTCGGCGAGGAGGACGTCGAGGATTTCGTTGGCCCGCCTGCGACCGGCGTCGTCGCCGTCGAGGAGGAGCACGATCCGGTCCGCATAGCGGCGGATGAGTTTGGCGTGCCGCTCGCCGAGGGCCGTGCCGAGGACGGCGACCACATCGCCGATCCCGGCCTGCCGGGCGGCGAGGCAGTCGGTGTAGCCCTCGACCACGATCGCCCGGCGCGAGGCCGCCATCGCCTCGCGGGCCGTGTCGAGGCCGTAGAGCATCGAACTCTTGGAGAACAGCGGCGTCTCGGGGGAGTTGATGTACTTCGCCGGATCGTCCGAGCCGGGGAGGACGCGGCCGCCGAAGGCGATGCAACGGCCCTGCGGATCGCGGATCGGGAACATCGCCCGGCCGCGGAAGCGGTCGTAGTGGCCGCCGCGTTCCTGGCGCTCGACGACGAGGCCGGCCCGGGCAAGATCCTGCGGCTGGAAGCCGGCGGCCGACGCCTGCCGGAGAAGCCAGTCCCACGCTTGCGGCGCGAACCCGAGTTGGAAGTGGCCGATCGTGCGCTGGTCGAGGCCGCGGCCGGCGAGGTAGTCGCGGGCCGGGCCCGCCTCGGGAGCCGAGAGCAGGCAGGCATGAAACCGCTCGGCAGCCCACGTGCAGATGCGGACGAGGGCGGCCTTGTCGTCGGTGGGGAGGCCGGCCCGGCCGCGGGGCATCTCGATTCCGGCCCGGTCGGCCAGTTGCTCGATGGCCTCGCGAAACTCGAGTTTCTCCATGCGCATGACGAAGTTGAAGACGTCACCGCCGATGTCGCAGACCCAGCAGCGGAACGTCTGCCGCTCAGGGTTGACCTGCAGGCTGGGGCGGGAGTCGTCGTGCCACGGGCAAAGGCCGACAAGCCCGCGGCCCGATCGCTTCAGCGAGATGTAGCCCCCCACGAGGTCGACGATGTCGATCGCGTCACGGACCCGCTCCTTGAGGTCGTCTCGGGACGGCGGCGGGGCATGCTGCTGGGCCACGGTGAAACCTGTCACGTGGATACGGGGGCGATCAGCACCGAAACGAATCACCGTTCGAATCTAGAACCTCCCCGAGAACGGGTCAACGCCAAGAAACTGCGGCGCATTTCGCCTAGATTGCCAGGCCGCTGCGGCGGCGGGAACACGATCAAAGCCGCGTCCTCACGCGTCGCCGCGTTGTCGCGCTCGGTGTGCTCGGTGTGCCAGGAAACGGCGTCGTGGCGGTCGGCGCCGCCGCCGCATCAGGACATGAGCCGATCGACGCTGTCGAGGAGCCGGTCCATCGGAAACGGCTTGCGGATGTAGTCGTCCACGCCGAGCATCTCCGCGTAGGCCTTGTGGCGGGCCCCTTCGTTGGCCGTGATCATGATCACGCGAACCGGATCGGGCTTTGTCCGCCGCAGCCACTCGAGGACGATGAAGCCGCTCCGCTTCGGCATCATCATGTCGAGAATCACCAGGTCGGGGGCGTCGCGCTCCGCCAGCACCGCCCCCTGGTTCCCGTCCCGGGCCACGAGGATCACGTAGCCGCGGGATTCGAGCACGGTCCGCATCGACTCGACGATCTCGGGGTCGTCGTCCACGAGGAGGATTCGCTTTCCCGTCCCGGCGGCGGAATCCGCGGGGATCGAGGACTCCCCGGGCAACGCCGGATCGCGCGGCGCGGAGGTTTTTCTGGGCTTCTTGAGGGCTGTCATGAGGGTGCGAACACAGGGTGTATGAGCCGGTGGGAAGCCACGGAAAGCCCACGATTGGAGGAGCGGAGTTTAGCCGCGCCAGGCTCATCAATCCATCCCGGACCCCGCTCTGGGCCGGGGACCGCAGGACAGGCACACGGCCGCCATGACAAGTCCGAGCGCCGCGCCACAGCAGACATCGCTCGGATAGTGGGCCAGCGAGACGACCCGTTGCATGGCGGCAAGGGCGGCGATGGCGGCGAAGAACCACGTCGCCTGCGGATAGCGCCAGGAGAGGGCTGCGGCGAGTCCGGCCGCCGTCGCGGCATGCCCCGATGGAAAACTCGCCAAATCGGACGATCCAGGGTCGGTCAGCGCCAGCGCCCCGTCACCGAACGTGGCCAGAGCGCTTGGCAGGTCGGCAAGATCGGCCGCCCGAGGCCTGACCCGGGCGATCGTCGCCTTGATCAGATTCGCCGCCAGGCCGCCGGCATACGTGGCGGCCACCATCCGCGCGAAGTCGCTCCAGCCGGCGTTTCCCGAGCGGCCCCGGCGGAGCGTGGGATCGAGCGCGAGTACGGCGGCGAGGAGAACGGCCACCCCGGTGCCGTGGGCGAACGCCTCGCTGAAGTTGAGGAGCCGGACGATCTCCCTCTCGACTCCCCGGAAGTCCTTGAAGGAGGTGAGTCGCGGACGGTGGGAGCGCAGCCACGTGGCGACGGGCAGGTCGACCGCCAGGGAGGCGAGGCCAAGGCAGGTGAGGACCGCTGCCACGGCGAGCAGCCGCTGCCAGTGACGGGTGGTTTCGCGACGGAAAAGCAATCCGGCCATCGGGCCGAGTGTCGCAAAGCCGTGGCGGCCGGTCGAGAGGAAATCCCGCTTGGCGGGACGCGGGCCGGGCGTCAGTGCCAGAGACCGCGGTCGAGCAGCCGGTAGTTGATCGCCTCGCTGACGTGCTGGCAGGCAATCGTGTCGGCGGCGTCGAGGTCGGCGATCGTGCGGGCCACGCGCAGCACCTTGTCGTGAGCCCGGGCCGAGAGGCCGAGGTCGGCAACGGCGGCCCGCAGCAGTTCGGCCGCCGGCGGATCGAGTCGGCAGAATTCCCGGACCTCGCGACTGTTCATCCGGGCATTGGACCGGGTGCCCCG
The DNA window shown above is from Planctomycetia bacterium and carries:
- the pdxJ gene encoding pyridoxine 5'-phosphate synthase, yielding MATLGVNIDHVATVRQARRTVEPDPVWAAALAELGGADAITVHLREDRRHIQDRDLDLLKQTVQVKLNLECAIAPEMIAIACRVHPCQATLVPERREEVTTEGGLDVVAHREATATAVARLRDAGILVSLFIDPCPRQIDAAVALGVEAVELHTGRYADAPDDATRHERLVELSRAAASVRLAGLVLNAGHGLTYRNVVPVARLAGMGELNIGHSIVARAVFVGFSQAVREMKALVS
- a CDS encoding peptidase, with translation MKTTRSFPSLIPAPRSVGRTPRLACWICSLSAVALAAAVVHALPAAARADEPASTAEAMAHASALSKAFRHAAEVATPTVVVVRSETKARKPAAGRRPGRGQQNPFKGTPLEEMFPDGLPEGFEFNMPEGGSGPRSGVGSGVIVDPAGIVLTNNHVVEGADEVVVELSDGREFKAVEIKTDPDSDLAVVRLANAKDLPTARLGDSDKLSIGDWVIAIGTPFELETTVSAGIISGKGRELGSINRAQFLQTDAAINPGNSGGPLVNLAGEVVGINTAIASNSGGYQGIGFAIPVNLAKWVSGQLIAKGKVERAFMGVQMGPLDTRTAAKLGVKDHRKGVLVKDIVSGSPADEAGVQQLDVITAFDDQPVAGTRSLQEIVERATIGKPHKLTVLREGKVVNLSVGVKPLPTDLAASGAGRRAPRQAEADGETYYSKQFGLEVRERSSVGADAYEGFSGVLVDRVDEDGVAAEAGLGPGMLIRAVGKTDVTSLAEFAAAIEKESADEGVWLKVRTPRGNIPLLLQRK
- the rnc gene encoding ribonuclease 3, whose protein sequence is MARKERQEPPAPTIDVAECQRRIGYEFRDPAVLLAALTHASGARHRLASNERLEFLGDAILGFLVCETLYHLFPESLEGDLTRIKSVVVSRETCSRISERLGLVDFLIVGKGLSAGRPVPESVLSDLFESLVAALYLDGGMEAVRPFIARLVGPEIEQVASGAQGCNHKSLLQQWSQRDFGITPTYEVLAESGPDHSKKFHVSAQIGGRRYSPAWGRNKKEAEQGAAANALGELRAEATGT
- the greA gene encoding transcription elongation factor GreA, which translates into the protein MSDRIPMTRAGYDKLKAEADELENVEMPKLSARVAAARSEGDLSENAEYHGARESQGLLQAKINLLRDKLARAVIVERAKEAGDEVVFGATVVVKDLTFGDEEVFVLVGAGEEDYDRGRINVTSPLAQGLLGRKVGERVAIEVPIGTQKFEILEVRFDD
- a CDS encoding phospholipase, encoding MAVAVSAATLRTLHRIHRQLADLRDRQTAGPRKVAAGTRQLEAAEARKAAAQDDVKKARMAADQKQLQLKSAEAKHRDLEGKLNACKTNREYQALKEQLAADAMATKVLEDEILEALERIDALKPTVPAAEKEVEESRKMLASATAAVEAEAGRLADEVARVRGELETVERDLPADVRDRYERIVKQKGADGLAAVEGQSCGGCFQSLTGNMLSDLLMGRIIVCRSCGRLLYSPESSAPA
- the sigA gene encoding RNA polymerase sigma factor SigA gives rise to the protein MTSVSRGQNQQHHTAVNRLPDHVPAAGPHAEGDLSQLIAAGRSQGYLTFDQVNAYLPDEAVDPEKIDALLVALEEQGIELVDTPPEPEAEPAAPAAAAAPAPVPAKPRRDEAITTPPSNAGNDPIRMYLAQMAEIPLLTRREEISLAKRIEVTRKRFRRAVLGSAYSLRTTVDTLRRVHEGQLPFDRTIKVSLTERLTKEQIQSRMPHNLATLDHLMEASRADFRLLVSKRTSAADARDARLRFRRARAKSLVLVEELSLRTRRVQPLVKILRGMSARMDRLQEDLRLMKAGTIAPADRDDMRKELRDLMLTTLESPRSLRTRVQMLEKLRTEYEAAKRNLSASNLRLVVSIAKKYRNRGLSFLDLIQEGNTGLMRAVDKYEYRRGFKFSTYATWWIRQAITRAIADQARTIRIPVHMIDVLSKLRTTAKKLLHELGREPAPEEIAHAAGVPVEEARRVLDMGRQPMSLDRPVGESEDASFSEFVEDASVASPTHSTTHGLLRDRIETLLKTLTYREREIIRLRYGLTDGYTYTLEEVGRIFRVTRERVRQIEAKAVKKLQHPVRSRQLENFLEGAAGSVN
- a CDS encoding two-component system response regulator, which produces MTALKKPRKTSAPRDPALPGESSIPADSAAGTGKRILLVDDDPEIVESMRTVLESRGYVILVARDGNQGAVLAERDAPDLVILDMMMPKRSGFIVLEWLRRTKPDPVRVIMITANEGARHKAYAEMLGVDDYIRKPFPMDRLLDSVDRLMS